The Pyrobaculum sp. 3827-6 genome has a segment encoding these proteins:
- a CDS encoding tRNA pseudouridine(13) synthase TruD has protein sequence MLEAPPFDKSLGMYYYVTDTCPSGGVIKQSAEDFVAEEVLADGTVVALGGVELRPRVGGWTWIHVVKRNVDTIRLVLRLAKALGLGPHDVSVGGIKDTRAVASQIVSVRGPVADLPKIPGVEYLGAWPMDRPISPAEIYGNRFTIVIRGVERMDCARETLELLKSVAVPNYYGYQRFGTIRPVTHHLGMALLRKDPHAFFETMFCRVFPHESETARRARELACRGEYQRALESFPKKLVEERAFLRRLAAGYDMWNSIMAIPLQILRIYVEAAQSYLYNRLLSARMELGPLDKPVEGDLVELNGQVVYYTVGLGGEVVVPVPGAGVRMPRGRVGDAMLRVLKSEGVDAGMFLKMPRGLKAYGSYRRAGLRPGGYTYSVEGGDVTVHLVLPRGSYATVFLREVVKPSEPHKHGF, from the coding sequence GTGCTGGAGGCCCCGCCCTTTGACAAATCCCTCGGCATGTATTACTACGTCACAGACACATGCCCGTCGGGGGGCGTGATTAAGCAGAGCGCGGAGGACTTCGTGGCGGAGGAGGTCCTGGCGGACGGCACAGTGGTGGCCCTCGGGGGCGTCGAGCTGAGGCCCAGGGTGGGGGGGTGGACCTGGATACACGTGGTTAAGCGCAACGTCGACACTATACGCCTAGTGCTGAGGCTGGCTAAGGCGCTTGGCCTAGGCCCCCACGACGTGTCTGTGGGGGGGATTAAAGACACGAGGGCGGTGGCGTCGCAGATTGTGTCTGTCCGCGGCCCCGTCGCCGATCTGCCGAAGATACCCGGCGTGGAGTATCTGGGGGCCTGGCCCATGGATAGGCCGATTTCGCCGGCTGAGATCTACGGCAACCGCTTCACGATAGTGATACGGGGCGTCGAGAGGATGGACTGCGCCAGAGAGACGCTTGAGCTGTTGAAAAGCGTGGCGGTTCCCAACTACTACGGCTACCAGCGCTTCGGCACCATCCGGCCGGTCACCCACCACTTGGGCATGGCTCTGCTGAGGAAGGACCCCCACGCCTTCTTCGAAACCATGTTCTGCCGGGTGTTTCCCCACGAGTCGGAGACGGCTAGGAGGGCTAGGGAGCTCGCCTGCAGGGGGGAGTACCAGAGGGCGCTGGAGTCTTTCCCTAAGAAGCTCGTCGAGGAGAGGGCCTTTTTGAGGAGGCTGGCGGCTGGGTACGATATGTGGAACTCCATCATGGCCATCCCGTTGCAGATACTGAGGATATACGTCGAGGCCGCCCAGTCCTATCTCTACAACCGCCTCCTCTCGGCTAGAATGGAGCTAGGCCCCCTCGACAAGCCGGTGGAAGGGGACTTGGTGGAGCTTAACGGCCAGGTCGTCTACTACACGGTGGGTCTCGGCGGCGAGGTGGTTGTGCCGGTGCCCGGCGCCGGCGTCAGAATGCCCAGGGGGAGGGTGGGCGACGCCATGTTGAGAGTCTTAAAGAGTGAGGGCGTCGACGCTGGTATGTTTCTAAAAATGCCGCGTGGGCTAAAGGCGTATGGGAGCTATCGACGCGCCGGGCTCCGCCCCGGCGGCTACACCTACAGCGTCGAGGGAGGCGACGTAACTGTGCACCTAGTCTTGCCGCGGGGTAGCTACGCCACGGTCTTTCTAAGAGAGGTGGTGAAGCCCTCAGAGCCCCACAAACACGGCTTCTAG
- a CDS encoding DUF362 domain-containing protein — MVEAYAADSALPIPKKDAMIVLAVHSYIPSQANPRPEFVEAILQALQGRDVSITFSMPKSYFEKAVKIMGLEKMAGRYGAKIVQPHQSAGYRLELESPRGSKIKVRALEAAFDESLLKIVVAIPVSHPQTILYLTTPTAALHVLEPKDAQNLYEGFRPLYKYIADIYRLEKNTLCIAEGKFIIEGDGPIKGFQRYWGVVVMGDNCAEVDNATAQALGVNPEDLGYLYFYYGGQPPKTPLPPLLEKNKLSIKLTSNVGILLTWKKG, encoded by the coding sequence GTGGTCGAGGCATACGCCGCAGACAGCGCGCTTCCAATACCGAAGAAAGACGCGATGATTGTCCTGGCGGTGCACAGCTACATACCATCCCAAGCCAACCCCCGGCCCGAGTTCGTCGAGGCGATTCTCCAAGCCCTCCAGGGGAGGGACGTCTCCATAACCTTCTCAATGCCTAAGTCGTATTTCGAAAAGGCGGTTAAGATAATGGGCCTCGAAAAAATGGCTGGGAGGTATGGGGCGAAGATAGTGCAGCCCCATCAAAGCGCTGGCTACAGGCTGGAACTGGAGTCCCCCCGCGGCTCGAAAATCAAGGTCAGGGCGCTGGAGGCCGCTTTCGATGAGTCGCTTCTTAAAATCGTCGTGGCTATACCCGTCAGCCACCCGCAGACAATTCTCTACCTAACCACGCCCACCGCCGCGCTTCACGTGCTGGAGCCTAAAGACGCCCAGAATCTCTACGAGGGGTTTAGGCCGCTGTATAAATACATAGCAGACATATACAGACTTGAGAAGAACACGCTCTGCATCGCCGAGGGGAAGTTTATAATTGAGGGAGACGGCCCAATAAAGGGGTTCCAGCGCTACTGGGGGGTGGTGGTGATGGGCGACAACTGCGCCGAGGTGGACAACGCGACGGCGCAAGCGCTCGGCGTCAACCCAGAGGATCTCGGCTACCTCTACTTCTACTACGGCGGCCAGCCGCCGAAGACGCCGCTACCCCCCCTCCTGGAGAAGAACAAGCTGTCTATAAAGCTGACCAGCAACGTGGGGATTCTCCTCACCTGGAAAAAGGGATAA
- a CDS encoding 50S ribosomal protein L14, with the protein MAKRGGKRTVGVPYRFHVTPGIFMNSLVPVADNSGAKLVRVIGVVGHYSKTVHRRIPGAGVGDMVVVVVREGKPELRKQIFRAIVVRQRRPYRRPDGTWVAFEDNAVVIVTPEGDPKGSEIHGPVAMEATLRWPTIANLASIVV; encoded by the coding sequence ATGGCAAAACGCGGCGGCAAGAGAACAGTCGGCGTGCCGTACAGATTCCACGTAACGCCGGGCATATTCATGAACAGCCTAGTGCCCGTGGCCGACAACTCGGGGGCTAAGCTAGTGCGCGTAATTGGAGTAGTGGGGCACTACTCCAAGACTGTCCACAGGAGGATCCCCGGCGCCGGGGTGGGGGATATGGTGGTCGTCGTGGTGAGGGAGGGCAAGCCCGAGCTTAGGAAGCAGATATTCAGAGCCATCGTGGTGAGGCAGAGGAGGCCCTACAGAAGGCCCGACGGGACGTGGGTCGCGTTTGAGGACAACGCCGTCGTGATAGTGACGCCCGAGGGGGATCCCAAGGGGTCTGAGATCCACGGCCCCGTGGCGATGGAGGCCACACTGAGGTGGCCCACAATCGCCAACCTAGCCTCTATAGTGGTGTAG
- the ahcY gene encoding adenosylhomocysteinase: MSKESRVKDLSLAGRGREQLYWAERNMPVLMEIRKRFEREKPLSGLTVAACLHVTKETGVLVRTLAAGGARVVLIPSNPLSTQDEVAAALAQEGVYVYAWRGMSEREYYNAIGFALSFNPAITLDDGADLTATIHKIRYGVRDQSIEYVYEVAGPLDGERLVSGLRGGTEETTTGVIRLRALKNAGKLVYPIIAVNESYTKYLFDNRYGTGQSTWDGVMRATNLLVAGKNVVVAGYGWVGRGIAIRARGLGARRVIVVEVDPVRALEAVFDGFEVMPMDKAAEVGDIFITATGNIRAVSLGHIFKMKDGAVLANAGHFNVEIDVAGLERVAVAKKTIRPYLEEYTLPNGRRVYLIGEGRLVNLVAAEGHPSEVMDLSFANQALAAEYIAKNKLAVDVYKLPDEIDREVARLKLKTMGVELEELTEEQRRYISSWELGT; the protein is encoded by the coding sequence ATGTCAAAGGAGTCGCGGGTTAAAGATCTCTCGCTGGCGGGGCGGGGCAGGGAGCAGTTGTACTGGGCTGAGCGCAATATGCCTGTGTTGATGGAGATAAGGAAGAGGTTTGAGAGGGAGAAGCCGCTCTCCGGGCTGACAGTCGCGGCGTGTCTCCACGTGACTAAGGAGACGGGGGTCCTCGTGCGCACGCTCGCGGCGGGCGGAGCCCGGGTGGTGCTCATACCGTCTAACCCCCTGTCGACGCAGGACGAAGTCGCCGCGGCGCTGGCCCAGGAGGGCGTCTACGTCTACGCCTGGAGGGGCATGTCGGAGAGGGAGTACTACAACGCCATTGGCTTCGCGCTTTCTTTCAACCCAGCCATAACTCTCGACGACGGCGCGGACCTCACGGCTACGATACACAAAATCAGGTACGGAGTGAGAGACCAGTCTATTGAATACGTCTACGAGGTGGCGGGGCCCCTCGACGGGGAGAGACTGGTGTCCGGCCTTAGAGGCGGGACTGAGGAGACGACGACCGGCGTCATTAGGCTCCGCGCTTTGAAAAACGCGGGGAAGCTCGTCTACCCCATAATCGCCGTGAACGAGTCCTACACCAAGTACCTATTCGACAACCGCTACGGCACAGGCCAATCGACGTGGGACGGCGTCATGAGGGCCACAAACCTGCTGGTGGCTGGGAAGAACGTGGTGGTGGCTGGCTACGGCTGGGTGGGCAGGGGGATTGCCATTAGGGCCAGGGGGCTGGGCGCCAGGAGGGTGATAGTCGTCGAGGTGGACCCCGTGAGGGCGCTGGAAGCGGTGTTCGACGGCTTTGAGGTTATGCCGATGGACAAGGCGGCTGAGGTAGGCGACATATTCATAACTGCCACTGGCAACATCAGGGCCGTCAGCCTCGGCCACATATTCAAGATGAAAGACGGCGCGGTTCTCGCAAACGCGGGCCACTTCAACGTAGAGATAGACGTCGCGGGGCTTGAACGCGTGGCCGTGGCTAAGAAGACGATTAGGCCGTATCTAGAGGAGTACACCCTCCCAAACGGCAGGAGGGTCTATCTCATCGGCGAAGGCCGCTTGGTGAACCTAGTCGCCGCCGAGGGACACCCCTCGGAGGTGATGGACCTCTCCTTCGCCAACCAGGCCCTAGCCGCCGAGTACATAGCTAAGAACAAGCTGGCTGTGGATGTCTACAAGCTACCCGACGAGATAGATAGAGAGGTGGCCAGGCTCAAGCTTAAGACCATGGGCGTGGAGCTGGAGGAGCTCACAGAGGAGCAGAGGCGCTACATATCTAGCTGGGAGTTGGGCACGTAA